The following nucleotide sequence is from Achromobacter spanius.
ACCCGCGCTGGACGCCAGCGTGACCTCGCAACCGGGCCGGGTACTGGCCATCATGGTGGCTGACTGCCTGCCCGTCGTTATCGCCGATGCGCACGGCAAGGTGCTGGGCGCGGCGCACGCCGGCTGGCGGGGCTTGGCGGGTGGCGTGTTGGAACATACGCTGGCGGCCATGTGCGCCAAGGCGCCGGCGGCCACAGGCTGGCGCGCCTGGGTCGGCCCCGGTATCGGCCCACAGGCCTTCGAAGTGGGGCAGGATGTGCTGGACGCCTTCACGGCGGACGATCCCGCCACCGCGCGCTACTTCACGCCACGGCCGGGCCTGCCCGGCAAATGGTTGGCCGACCTCGCCGGTTTGGCGGATTTCCGCCTGCGCCGCGCCGGGGTAAAAGAGGTGTCCT
It contains:
- the pgeF gene encoding peptidoglycan editing factor PgeF; this translates as MDRVIANLPVVTGPAWPGVRYFCTTRAGGVGVAPHDTLNLGLRAGDDPATVAENRRRVRAAVPADPLWLRQVHGSEVVDADSPDLPDEPALDASVTSQPGRVLAIMVADCLPVVIADAHGKVLGAAHAGWRGLAGGVLEHTLAAMCAKAPAATGWRAWVGPGIGPQAFEVGQDVLDAFTADDPATARYFTPRPGLPGKWLADLAGLADFRLRRAGVKEVSLSGMCTVSQAQRFFSYRRDTETGRMALLAWLDPV